From Watersipora subatra chromosome 2, tzWatSuba1.1, whole genome shotgun sequence, one genomic window encodes:
- the LOC137388534 gene encoding uncharacterized protein, which produces MQEIPSDPIGYNPRPARATRKLDRYRDGICYSIAASQNGVKARKEDSQTAFMVATKAFLLEHSFTPDALSLLENIDNACDASLQELLALVIKSLKEAEKALSAPNPVDVATHNGYQKWQKATTEADTSCPEAAASEVDDENLDRTLTGEEEVYQVTAITSPLRSRLDTVVTNGGEYVVGCDPPRAEPRPPPLPLLQKPPTTSGEAIPPAIQHKSPEEEGNKMTWDLSTTDTLLYLVTPIVTISSAIFLLLFIRPLRPLPISISCNCPAQFSASDVAYTNRACLSKSSQLYTYYNLSKLLPFNYTVTLDELFPEKDLPVGDFSSPIFLLALLSLLPFLFWRLVGAMDGRDFLSCSGSPNSGKGFILFFWFLFTKLGSVCLCSWFVWNIFDLKREASEYVMAVEESNQVSSKDALCLFEVRRLGANVHRYSVDCQFFTTQNTQVTWEHLLQPVIMSLQAWLSILLVMHICNSLATVILLISCFMRSNRINFIRGNIPSNVSGHQVEKLDALLGISGIFVAKLSSKIGHGEKVRNHLVSCLQNSRSE; this is translated from the exons ATGCAAGAAATTCCATCAGATCCTATTGGATATAACCCGAGGCCGGCCCGGGCTACTAGGAAGCTGGACCGTTATAGAGATGGGATATGTTATTCCATAGCGGCATCGCAAAACGGTGTGAAGGCAAGAAAAGAAGACAGCCAAACGGCTTTCATGGTCGCTACCAAGGCTTTCCTGTTGGAGCACTCGTTTACCCCAGACGCCCTCAGTTTGCTGGAAAACATAGACAACGCATGTGATGCATCTTTACAAGAACTCTTGGCTTTGGTCATCAaaagcttgaaagaagctgagaAAGCACTGAGTGCACCAAATCCGGTAGATGTGGCAACACACAATGGGTATCAGAAATGGCAAAAGGCGACTACCGAGGCTGACACGAGCTGCCCCGAGGCAGCTGCCTCAGAAGTGGATGATGAGAACCTGGACAGAACACTGACAGGAGAAGAAGAAGTCTACCAGGTGACTGCCATAACCTCTCCCCTAAGGTCTAGATTGGATACCGTAGTCACCAATGGAGGGGAGTATGTTGTGGGATGTGATCCAccgagagctgagcctagg CCTCCGCCTCTGCCTCTGCTACAGAAACCACCAACAACATCAGGAGAGGCAATTCCACCcgccattcaacacaagtcacctgaaga AGAGGGGAATAAGATGACATGGGACTTGAGCACAACAGACACTTTGCTCTACTTGGTGACCCCAATAGTTACCATTTCCTCTGCCATTTTTCTTCTGCTTTTTATTCGACCACTTAGACCGTTGCCAATATCCATTAGCTGCAACTGCCCTGCCCAGTTTTCTGCTTCTGATGTTGCCTACACCAATCGAGCCTGTCTATCAAAATCCTCTCAACTCTACACTTACTACAACTTGTCAAAACTACTACCCTTCAACTATACG GTGACACTTGATGAATTATTTCCTGAGAAAGACCTACCAGTTGGAGATTTCTCTTCTCCAATTTTCCTGTTAGCACTTTTGAGTTTGTTGCCTTTTCTTTTCTGGAGACTGGTTGGTGCAATGGATGGCAGAGATTTCTTGTCTTGCTCTGGATCACCAAATAGTGGAAAAGGCTTTATTCTTTTTTTCTG gtTTCTCTTCACCAAATTAGGGTCAGTCTGCTTGTGCAGTTGGTTTGTGTGGAATATATTCGATCTGAAGAGAGAGGCTAGTGAATATGTGATGGCGGTAGAAGAGAGCAATCAAGTCAGTAGTAAGGATGCCCTCTGTCTATTTGAG GTTCGTCGTCTGGGCGCTAACGTACATAGATATTCGGTGGACTGTCAATTCTTCACAACACAGAACACGCAGGTCACCTGGGAGCACCTGCTTCAGCCTGTCATTATGTCCCTGCAGGCGTGGCTAAGTATTCTACTTGTTATGCACATCTGCAACTCGCTTGCTACAGTGATACTTCTGATCAGTTGCTTTATGAGGTCAAACAGAATTAATTTCATTCGAGG AAATATCCCAAGTAATGTAAGCGGTCACCAAGTTGAGAAACTGGATGCCTTATTGGGAATCAGCGGAATCTTTGTCGCCAAGCTCTCTAGCAAGATTGGTCATGGGGAGAAAGTACGCAACCACCTGGTAAGCTGCCTCCAAAACAGCAGAAGTGAGTGA